Proteins from a single region of Novosphingobium sp. CECT 9465:
- the ubiG gene encoding bifunctional 2-polyprenyl-6-hydroxyphenol methylase/3-demethylubiquinol 3-O-methyltransferase UbiG, with translation MSNATSAHTIRPDEAAHFGKLAADWWNPKGSSAMLHKLNPVRLGFIRDAIDSHFAADSRGLKPLAGRRALDVGCGAGLLCEPLARLGAQVTGVDAAPENISAARLHAAGSGLPIDYRCGDVGQLGLGGYDLVTSMEVIEHVADKAAFVAALETALADGGLMILSTPNRTPQSRLLLVEGAETLGMVPKGTHHWDDFITPLELHDLLDAAGLTMGNPMGIAWSISRGLHLSDNTALNYIVTVTR, from the coding sequence ATGAGCAATGCAACCTCTGCGCATACCATTCGTCCTGATGAGGCGGCGCATTTCGGAAAGCTGGCGGCAGACTGGTGGAACCCCAAGGGTTCCTCGGCGATGCTGCACAAGCTGAACCCGGTGCGACTGGGCTTCATCCGCGATGCCATCGATTCGCACTTCGCCGCCGACTCACGCGGGCTGAAGCCGCTGGCGGGCAGGCGGGCGCTTGATGTCGGGTGTGGCGCGGGCCTGTTGTGCGAACCGCTCGCCCGGCTGGGCGCGCAAGTGACCGGGGTCGATGCGGCGCCTGAAAACATTTCCGCCGCACGCCTCCACGCCGCAGGATCGGGTCTTCCCATCGACTATCGCTGTGGCGATGTCGGCCAGCTTGGCCTTGGCGGGTATGATCTGGTCACCTCGATGGAAGTGATCGAGCATGTGGCCGACAAGGCGGCCTTCGTCGCCGCGCTGGAAACAGCGCTGGCTGACGGCGGGCTGATGATCCTCTCCACCCCCAACCGCACCCCGCAATCACGGCTGTTGCTGGTCGAAGGGGCCGAAACGCTGGGCATGGTGCCGAAGGGCACACACCACTGGGACGATTTCATCACGCCGCTTGAACTGCATGACCTGCTTGATGCGGCGGGCCTGACCATGGGCAATCCGATGGGCATTGCCTGGAGCATTTCGCGCGGGCTGCACTTGTCCGACAACACGGCGCTCAATTACATCGTCACCGTGACGCGCTGA
- a CDS encoding thioesterase family protein, with protein sequence MNKPVPHLVPIAIVPDDIDFMGHVNNASYLKWVQDAVIDHWRALAPADAVAAHLWVALKHEITYRRPTFLDDAVIAHVILEKVQGARAFYETIIKRGEEVLAEVKSSWCCLDAETLRPARLARDLVEKFLPSEK encoded by the coding sequence GTGAACAAGCCGGTCCCCCACCTCGTCCCTATCGCAATCGTGCCCGATGACATCGATTTCATGGGGCACGTCAACAATGCGTCCTATCTCAAATGGGTACAGGATGCGGTGATCGATCACTGGCGCGCATTGGCCCCGGCGGATGCGGTGGCGGCGCACTTGTGGGTGGCGCTCAAACACGAGATTACCTACCGCCGTCCCACGTTCCTCGACGATGCCGTGATCGCGCACGTCATCCTCGAAAAGGTCCAGGGCGCGCGCGCCTTCTACGAAACGATCATCAAGCGTGGTGAGGAAGTGCTGGCCGAGGTCAAGTCGAGCTGGTGCTGCCTCGATGCCGAAACGCTGCGCCCCGCGCGGCTGGCGCGCGATCTGGTGGAGAAATTCCTGCCTTCGGAAAAGTGA
- a CDS encoding malonyl-CoA synthase gives MSDTPSQDLFSLFVARCDAAPQAPFLIAADGAVLTYAAARRRAAQIAGLFHAKGVRPGDRIAIQVEKSQTALLTWLAAMQAGAVYLPLNTGYTTGEMRYFLGDARPALLVCRPEDEALLAPVCAQIGVPALLTLDAEGTGGTLPSGADLLPDAFETVPVTGDTLAAILYTSGTTGRSKGAMLSHGNLATNALTLREYWHFTEQDRLLHALPIFHTHGLFVATNVTIAAGAAMIFLPKFDAGELVRLMPQASVLMGVPTFYTRLLAHAGFTRELAAPMRLFVSGSAPLSAETHKEFSALTGHAILERYGMTETGMNTSNPYEGLRKPGSVGFPLPGVDLRIADPATGDALPQGEIGGIEVKGPNVFGGYWQMPEKTAQEFRADGFFTTGDMGLIDDEGYVHIVGRAKDLIIAGGFNIYPAEVEAALDEIPGIAESAVIGIPHPDLGEGVVAVVTSTDPTLDEAAIIAALKDRLARFKAPRAVIFVDELPRNTMGKVQKTLLRDAYKGVFTNPPSL, from the coding sequence TTGTCCGACACGCCTTCGCAAGACCTGTTCTCACTGTTCGTTGCCCGGTGCGACGCCGCTCCGCAGGCACCGTTCCTGATCGCTGCCGATGGTGCGGTGTTGACATACGCGGCGGCAAGGCGACGCGCCGCGCAGATTGCCGGGCTGTTTCACGCCAAGGGGGTGAGGCCGGGAGACCGGATCGCGATTCAGGTCGAAAAGTCGCAGACCGCGCTTCTGACATGGCTGGCGGCAATGCAGGCGGGCGCGGTCTACCTGCCGCTCAATACCGGCTATACCACGGGCGAGATGCGCTATTTCCTCGGCGATGCGCGGCCTGCCCTGCTGGTGTGCCGCCCCGAAGACGAGGCGTTGCTGGCGCCGGTCTGCGCGCAGATCGGTGTTCCGGCATTGTTGACGCTCGATGCCGAGGGCACCGGCGGAACGCTGCCGAGCGGTGCCGACCTCCTGCCTGATGCGTTCGAAACTGTGCCTGTCACGGGCGATACGCTGGCCGCCATCCTCTACACTTCGGGCACGACCGGGCGCAGCAAGGGCGCGATGCTCAGCCATGGCAACCTTGCCACCAATGCGCTGACCTTGCGTGAATACTGGCACTTCACGGAACAGGACCGACTGCTTCACGCGCTGCCGATCTTTCATACCCATGGGCTGTTCGTGGCCACCAACGTGACGATCGCGGCAGGGGCGGCGATGATTTTCCTGCCGAAATTCGATGCCGGTGAACTTGTGCGTCTGATGCCGCAGGCCAGTGTGCTGATGGGGGTGCCGACATTCTACACCCGGTTGCTGGCACACGCGGGCTTCACCCGCGAACTTGCCGCGCCGATGCGCCTGTTCGTTTCCGGGTCTGCCCCGCTCTCTGCCGAAACGCACAAGGAGTTCAGCGCCTTGACCGGGCACGCGATCCTTGAGCGTTATGGCATGACCGAAACCGGCATGAACACCTCCAACCCTTACGAAGGATTGCGCAAGCCCGGCAGCGTCGGCTTTCCCTTGCCAGGCGTGGACCTGCGCATTGCCGATCCGGCCACGGGAGATGCTCTGCCACAAGGCGAAATCGGTGGTATCGAGGTGAAGGGGCCGAACGTGTTCGGCGGCTACTGGCAGATGCCCGAAAAGACCGCGCAGGAATTTCGCGCCGATGGCTTCTTCACCACTGGCGACATGGGCCTGATCGACGACGAAGGCTACGTCCACATCGTCGGTCGTGCCAAGGACCTGATCATCGCGGGTGGCTTCAACATCTACCCGGCCGAAGTCGAAGCCGCGTTGGACGAAATCCCCGGCATTGCCGAAAGCGCAGTGATCGGCATACCGCACCCGGACCTTGGCGAAGGGGTGGTCGCCGTGGTCACATCGACCGACCCGACGCTCGATGAGGCGGCAATAATTGCCGCACTCAAGGATCGGCTGGCGCGCTTCAAGGCTCCGCGCGCGGTGATCTTCGTCGATGAACTGCCGCGCAACACCATGGGCAAAGTGCAAAAGACCCTGCTGCGAGACGCGTACAAGGGCGTGTTTACCAATCCGCCGTCGTTGTGA